A region of the Clostridium estertheticum subsp. estertheticum genome:
CAAGAGCACTTATAATTCTATTCCTTTGAGGAAAATTATAAGCATATGGTGGCGTTCCTGGTAAAAATTCCGAAATAACAGCACCCTTTTGGACTATTTCATTAAATATTCTATAATTTTCTTTAGGATATATTACGTCAAGTCCTGACCCTAAAACTGCACAAGTGTATCCCTCATTCGTAAGACAACTCTCGTGAGCAAACGTGTCAATGCCCTTAGCCATGCCACTGATAATATTAACTTTACTTGCGCATAAATCTGAACATATAATTTTAGTAACATCCTTTCCGTAATTTGAATACTTTCTAGATCCCACTACAGAAATGTTATACCCTTCATTTAATGGCATTATATTGCCTTTGTAAAACAATGTATATGGCGCATCATCATAATTTTTTAGTTTTTGAGGATACCCATCCTCGTAGTATTGTATGGATTTTATTTCATTAGTTTCTAAATTCCTTCGTACATTATCAATTTCTTTATCACTCCAAGCGTGCGTTAGAACATTAATTAAAGTATTATTAAAATATTCTGTTTTTTTATTACGTACACCATAATACCATATTTGCTGTGTATTATGGAAATCATTTATCAATTTCAGTTTTATTTTTGGGGATAATTTAACTAATGAGAACCATATATCGTAGTCATTCATCCTTTTGCTATACCTCCTGTATATATTTTTCAAAGTAACTTATATTAATAATTAAACTAATTAAACTATTTGCTCATCAATAAATTTTCTATATTGCACTGCCTCAATAATATGTTTATCTAAGATATTTTCACTTCCATCTAGATCTGCTATAGTTCTAGATACTTTAATTATTCTTGAATAAGCCCTTGTACTTAAAGCAAATTTACTGTACATTAATTCAAGAATTTTACTTGCTTTTTTATCTATATGGCAATATTTTTTAATTAACTTTCCGTTCATCTCTGCGTTGCAGTGAATTTCTTCTGCACTAAACCGTTTCTCTTGAATATTTCTTGCCTCCATTACTCTTTTTTTAATAATACTAGATTTTTCACTGTTTTTTTTACTAATTATTTTATTATAAGGTAAAAAATTAACTGCCGTAAATATATCAATTCTATCTAGTAGTGGGCCACTAAGCTTACTCAAATACCTTCTTCTTTCATATTCACTACAACTACATTGCCGCACGTAAGATCCATAGTATCCGCAAGGACATGGATTTAATGCACTTACAAACATAAAATTAGATGGGTATTCTATGGTCCCATTAACTCTTGAAATAGTGATTTTTCTCTCTTCTAAAGGTTGCCTTAACACTTCTAAGACATTTTTTTTAAATTCTAATATTTCATCTAGAAATAATACCCCCGTATGAGCTAAAGAAATTTCTCCAGGTATTATTTTATTTCCACCACCAACTAAAGCAATCCGTGATATAGTATGATGAGGACTTCTAAATGGCCTTTGCAAAACAATTCCCTCATTATTGCCAAGCTTTCCAGAAACACTATATATTTTTGTAACCTCAAGTGACTCCTCTTGACTTAAATACGGTAGTATGCTAGGAATTCTTTTAGCCATCATTGATTTACCAGAGCCCGGCGGCCCATACATAATTAGATTATGTCCCCCAGCAGCCGCTACTTCAATAGCACGTTTTGAACTTTCTTGTCCCATAACATCCGCGTAATCTAACTCTTCATTAATTAATATTTCTATATCTTTACCTCTTTCATAAGGCATTAAATCTTTATAATTTAGAAAGTCTACTACTTGTTTTAAATCATCTAAAGGAAATATCTTTGCAGATTTAACAAGGCTACATTCTCTTGCGTTGTATGTCGGAACTATAAACTTTTCAATTTTATTTTCAATTCCTTCCATAACCACAGGTAATGCTCCACGAACTTTTTTTAATTTACCTGATAATGATAATTCTCCAATAAAAAGATAATCATTAATATCATTAACATTTATTTGTTTAGTTGCAAGAAGAATGCCTATCGCTATTGGTAAATCAAATAACGATCCCTCTTTTTTTAAATCAGCTGGTGCTAAATTTATAGTTATTCTATTTACCGGGAAATCAAATCCTGAATTCAGTATTGCAGAACGTACTCGTTCTCTTGATTCTTTAACAGATATATCTGCAAGTCCGACGATATTTAAGGCCGGTAGTCCCCTAGTTATATCAATTTCAACGGTAACTATAACGCCTTTAATTCCTGTAAATGCTGCTGACATAATTTGTATTGCCATGTTATCACCCTTACCTTTTCATTTCATAGTTCATATTACATAATTATTGACATAATTATCAACAAAATAACCTTACATGAAATTAAAAAAAATTAAACGGCTAAAATCCAATTAAATTTAGGACTTTAGCCGTTTAAGTCAATTTTATTATTTTCCCTGTCTACTTGGCAGGTAAAAGTGCAGATCGCCCTGGGTGCAATATCTTTATTTTTACAAGTTTTTATTTTTGCACAAAATATATGGCCCTAACAGGCATCTGAATCATCTATAGAAACAATATTGTTATTTTGTGTTGTGATTGTCTTCTCTTCCCCAATTGGCTCTAATACTTCTTCTATTTCTACTTCGTAAACTTTATCATTTAGCGTTATCATATATTTTTTCATATTATTAACACCTTCCTAACTAAATTATACTCATCATTTTATTCTTTTGATTTTTGATATCCTAAACTCCGCACTTGGATTATCGCGCGCTGCCATAGCCGATGCTACAAGTGCTACTACTATTCTCTCTTCTTCATCTATTTCATTTATTTCTTCTATTTTACAATTTGTTATTATTTCCTTATAACTATCACAAGTACCACTGTTTATATTGTCATTTAACCTGTCCTCAAAGAATTTTTTTGAACTTCGTGGAAATAAAGCATATGATAATACATCTTCATAAGTAATGGCCAAATCTCCAATTTCATTTTTATATTTGTCCATCTCTGGCTCTAGTAAGTCTGCTGGTCTTTGAGTTATAATTTTCATATCTCCTATGATTTTTGTCTTTATTTCATCTTTTATAGGTGTTGACGGACTTCCATAAAGTCCTTTAACATAATCTTTTAATTCTTTTGGAATTATTTTATATCGTACGCCAGATAGTATATTAAATATTGCTTGAGTTCCTACCATTTGAATAAGAGGCGTAATTAAAGGTGGAAATCCTAAATCTTTTCTCACTCTAGGTATCTCTGTAAGGACTTCTTTATATCTAGCTTCAACCCCCTGCTCCTTAAGCTCTAATAAAAGGTTCGATAACATCCCTCCAGGAACCTGATATGTAATAATTCTAGGCTCTACATTCATAACTTTTGGATTTAGTATTCCATTTTCTCTGTATTTCTCTTTTATAGGCCTAAAATAGTCTGCTATTTCACCTAATAAATTAATATCTAATTTAGGATCACGTGGACTCTCTTTTAAAGTAAGAACCATCGACTCTGTAGGTGGTTGTGATGCGCCCTGTGAAAAGGGAGAAATTGCAGTGTCAATAATATCTACTCCTGCTTCAACAGCCTTTAAATATGTCATAGACGCTATTCCGCTGGTACAATGAGCATGCATACATAATGGTATTTTTACAGCTGCTTTTAATTTCTTCACTAATTCGAAAGCCGAATATGGCGTTAGTATACCAGCCATATCATTAATACAAATTGAATGTGCCCCTAATTTCTCGAGTTTTATTGATAATTCAACATAATAATCTAAAGTATGTACTGGGCTAGTTGTATAACATATAGCACATTGACAGTGTGCTCCGCCTTCTTTAATAACTCTAATTGAAGTTTCCATATTTCTTGTATCATTTAATGCATCAAATACTCTTATTATATCTATACCATTTTCTATAGACTTCTTAATAAATGCCTCAACCACATCATCTGCATAATGTTTATACCCTAGAAGATTTTGACCTCGAAGGATCATTTGGAGCTTAGTGTTTTTAACTATCTTACGTATTTCTCTTAGTCTTTCCCAAGGGTCTTCATTAAGAAAATGGAGACATGAATCGAAAGTTGCTCCTCCCCATACCTCCATTGAATAATACCCGACCTTATCCATTTTTTCTAGAATTGGTAATATCTCTTCTGTTTTTAATCTCGTAGCAATTAAGGATTGCTGGCCATCTCTAAGTACTGTCTCAGTTATACTAATTGGATTCACTATTTTATCCCTCCTAAGAGTTCGTTTTTCTTAATTACTTAATTTCCTGTACCATTACTTCGTACTCCTTATTATTTACCCTTACTTTAAACTTTTCACTAGTTATTGCGTCGTTTGTCATACTCTCTCTTATGAAATCAAAGTCTTTCATATATTTTCTATATATTATATGAGCTTCCTCAATGCTTATTAATTTAAACCTGATACTGTCACCAGGCTTTAACTGTCCCACTATGTTTATATCAGGAGTTATTATAGTGGCAATTTTCGTATACCCACCAGTAGTTTGCCTATCAGCCATCATAATTATCGGAGCCCCATCGCCTGGAATCTGCACAGACCCCATGGTTATTCCATCAGATATAATATCTGCAGAAGTAATATGTGAAATTTTAGGACCAGATAATCGGTATCCCATTCTATCAGCTTCACTTGTCACTTTATACTCACAATCCAAAAATGTATTTATACCGCCTACCGTGAAATAATCATCCTGAGGCCCCATTATCACTCTTACAATATTATCCTTGGAGTACAATGGTATTAACTCATTTGGAAGCTTTTTAATACTAGTAAACTGATTTTCTGATGAAGCTCCAATCTTAATCTCGTCGCCAGCCTTCAGCATTCTTCCCTGAAAGCCTCCTACTTTGCCTTTCACATAGGTAGACTTGCTTCCCATAACCTCTGGCACATCGATGCCATGCTCGATTGCTATATAACTCCTGCACCCACTTTGAGCTGTTTCAAAAGAAAGTTCATCACCATCTAAAACCTTAATTCCAGACCACATGTCTATAGCCTTGTTATTTATCCTTGGCATAAGATTGGCACCTGTAACTGCAATCAAGGCATCACCCGCAAATTTTATTTTAAGACCAAAAAGAGTAGCTTCTAAACATGCCTCGCTATCCTTATTCCCAACAAGAATATTAGCCACTCTTAGTGAGAATTGATCCATAGCACCGGAAACAGACATACCAGATTTTTGATAATTATACCTACCGCTGTCCTGAATTGTAGTATACATACCCGGCTTTAATATTTTCATTATTGTCATATACTCACCTTCTTAACTTATCTCTTATAATTGCTTTATATTTTCCTTCTCTTTCTAAATCCTCAATAATTTTGTATTCATTTTCATCTATTGATCTAAATTTTATGTAATCCCCCGCGTTTAATAAAACAGGCTCATCTCTGCAAGGGTCATATAATTTAACAGGTGTCCTACCAACTAATTGCCACCCTCCAGGACTTTCCACAGGATATATACCTGTCTGTTTACCTGCAATTCCTACACTTCCAACTGGTATTTTAGTTCTTGGATTTTGAAGCCTAGGAGCCTCTATTTTATCGCTCATACCTCCAAGGTACGGAAACCCTGGTGTAAACCCAATCATATAAATTAAATATTCCCTATCTGTGTGGATTTTTATAACTTCATCAATTGATATTTTATTGTGCTTTGCCACGAATTCAATATCAGGGCCATACTCCCCACCATATAATGTTGGTATTTCTATGACTTTAGCATCTGGAAGTTTCAATTCATGCATCTTTAATATAATGGATTTTAAAACACTTATAAGTTCATCTAGTTCCATTATTATAGGGTCATAAATTACCATAAGCGACCTGTATGTTGGGATAGTCTCGTTTATTCCTATAATACCTTCCTGCGCAATTGCAACTGTAAGACTTCTAATTTTTGAGTTAACTTGCTCTTCAATTTTATCTCCAAATTCCACAACTAAAGCTCTATCTCCGGCGATTAAATACTTAACTTCATCATACATATTGTATTTTCACCCCCTTATTTAAATAATTCAGCTATTCCACCCAATGACATATAACCCGCAACAACTGCTAATATTACAACAATATAACCCAAATACATGAGCAGCTTTGAATGCTTATAGTGATCTCCTACAATATTTTTTCTAGTCGACGCGATAAGTATTATTCCAAGGGAAATTGGAAGAATCAAACCATTCAATGAACCTGCTAGTACAAGTAACTTTACTGGCTTACCTATAATTAAAAACACCAATGTACATATAGTAATAAAGCCTATTATACATTTTGACGTATGTTTGTCAAAAACCGGTGCAAGTGTTTTTAAAAAAGATAAAGTTGTATACGATGAACCAACCATTGCAGTTAAACCAGCTGAAAAAAGTATAACTCCAAACAACTTATAACCCAGATTACCTGCTCCAAGTCTAAATGCTTCAGCTGCTGGATTTACAGTGCCAAGCGGCTTACCAATATTTACAACAACTCCAAGAATCGCAGCGAAAAGAAGTATTCTCATAAGTGACGCTAATGATATAGCAAGCACTGAACTTTTGGTTATTTCTTTCACATGTTCCTCTCCTGTAATGCCAGCGTCTATTAGTCTGTGTCCTCCTGAAAAACAAATATATCCCCCTACTGTTCCACCGACAAGAGTTAGTAGTGGTAAGAATGTAACCTTTGTTGGTACAAATGTCCGTAGAATCATCTCTCCAACTGGAGGATGGGTTCTAAATGCCACATATGCTACGAGTAACAATGTCCCAACACCAAGTACCTTTGCAAAAATGTCCATTGCTTTTCCAGCTTCTTTAGAACTAAACACTATAATACCTATACCACAACTAATAATAGCACCTATTTTAGTATTTAGACCAAATAATACATTGAGACCAAGGGCCGCACCTGAAATATTTCCTATACAAAATGCAAATCCCCCAATAGTTATAAGCACTGCTAGAAAAACACCAAGCCCAGGTACCATCTTGTTTGCAATATCCTGAGCCCTAAGCCCTGATACACCAATAATCTGCCATATATTGAGTTGTGCTATAAGATCTATAATAATAACAAGAAGTATGACAAACCCCAGGTTAGCTTTAAGCGATTCTGTAAATACCGCAGTTTGAGTCAGAAATCCTGGCCCTATAGCGGATGTAGCCATAATGAATGCTGCCCCAATCAGTACACCAATATTACTTTTCTTTTTATCCTTTGTGTTTAAATTGTTACTCATAAATAAATTTTCCTCCTATTTAATAAATTGACTAAGTGGTTTTATTTCAACTTTAGCTTTGAATAATTCTTCCCTTATAAGACGCACGAACTGTGTTGCCTCCGGATTATCTCCATGAACACATATAGAATCAGCTTTTATGTCCACATCTTCACCGCTTATTGCTGTCACTTTCCCCTCTGTTACCATTCTAATCACTCTCAAAATAGCTATATTCGTGTCTAGAATCATTGCACCGGGAAGACTTCTTGCAACAAGAGTTCCATCAGAATTATATGCCCGGTCTGCAAAAACTTCATTTGCAACCCTTAACCCTTTTTCCTTTGCTGCCTTTATCATTTCACTCCCGGAAGATCCAAGAACTATCAGATCCCTATCCACTTCCCATATACCTTCTATAATAGCCTGGGCCAATTTACCGTCCTTAGCTGCCATGTTGTACATTGCTCCATGAGGTTTTACGTGCTGCATTTTCGCACCTGCTGATTTTACGAAACCATATAAAGCTCCAATCTGATATATTGTGTACTGCTTTATCTCGTCCGGAGATACTGTCATATTCCTTCGCCCAAAACCCATAACATCAAAGAATCCAGGATGTGCGCCAATACTTACACTATTTTTAAAAGCTGCCTTAACAGTATCCCTCATAACAATAGGGTCACCTGCATGCCATCCACAAGCGATATTAGCTGATGATACATATTTAAGCACCTCTTTATCAAGTCCAATCTTGTAAGCTCCAAAACTTTCTCCTACATCACTATTCAAATCAATTATTTTACTCATATTGTTTATTCTCCTTTGTGTAGTTTCCTTATAACATAGAAAATCTAAATAGTTAAATCATCTTATTTTTTAATAAGTATACCGTACATATATACATTTTAACAGTCTGATTATGACTTTTTTATTTCCTATAATTTTTCACTTTCATAATTTGGTTATGTTTGTTACAATTAGCGATGTGAGTCTTTATAATTAAGCTCATATAC
Encoded here:
- the pxpB gene encoding 5-oxoprolinase subunit PxpB, with the translated sequence MYDEVKYLIAGDRALVVEFGDKIEEQVNSKIRSLTVAIAQEGIIGINETIPTYRSLMVIYDPIIMELDELISVLKSIILKMHELKLPDAKVIEIPTLYGGEYGPDIEFVAKHNKISIDEVIKIHTDREYLIYMIGFTPGFPYLGGMSDKIEAPRLQNPRTKIPVGSVGIAGKQTGIYPVESPGGWQLVGRTPVKLYDPCRDEPVLLNAGDYIKFRSIDENEYKIIEDLEREGKYKAIIRDKLRR
- a CDS encoding NRAMP family divalent metal transporter; amino-acid sequence: MSNNLNTKDKKKSNIGVLIGAAFIMATSAIGPGFLTQTAVFTESLKANLGFVILLVIIIDLIAQLNIWQIIGVSGLRAQDIANKMVPGLGVFLAVLITIGGFAFCIGNISGAALGLNVLFGLNTKIGAIISCGIGIIVFSSKEAGKAMDIFAKVLGVGTLLLVAYVAFRTHPPVGEMILRTFVPTKVTFLPLLTLVGGTVGGYICFSGGHRLIDAGITGEEHVKEITKSSVLAISLASLMRILLFAAILGVVVNIGKPLGTVNPAAEAFRLGAGNLGYKLFGVILFSAGLTAMVGSSYTTLSFLKTLAPVFDKHTSKCIIGFITICTLVFLIIGKPVKLLVLAGSLNGLILPISLGIILIASTRKNIVGDHYKHSKLLMYLGYIVVILAVVAGYMSLGGIAELFK
- a CDS encoding LamB/YcsF family protein, which produces MSKIIDLNSDVGESFGAYKIGLDKEVLKYVSSANIACGWHAGDPIVMRDTVKAAFKNSVSIGAHPGFFDVMGFGRRNMTVSPDEIKQYTIYQIGALYGFVKSAGAKMQHVKPHGAMYNMAAKDGKLAQAIIEGIWEVDRDLIVLGSSGSEMIKAAKEKGLRVANEVFADRAYNSDGTLVARSLPGAMILDTNIAILRVIRMVTEGKVTAISGEDVDIKADSICVHGDNPEATQFVRLIREELFKAKVEIKPLSQFIK
- a CDS encoding oxaloacetate decarboxylase subunit alpha, with product MNPISITETVLRDGQQSLIATRLKTEEILPILEKMDKVGYYSMEVWGGATFDSCLHFLNEDPWERLREIRKIVKNTKLQMILRGQNLLGYKHYADDVVEAFIKKSIENGIDIIRVFDALNDTRNMETSIRVIKEGGAHCQCAICYTTSPVHTLDYYVELSIKLEKLGAHSICINDMAGILTPYSAFELVKKLKAAVKIPLCMHAHCTSGIASMTYLKAVEAGVDIIDTAISPFSQGASQPPTESMVLTLKESPRDPKLDINLLGEIADYFRPIKEKYRENGILNPKVMNVEPRIITYQVPGGMLSNLLLELKEQGVEARYKEVLTEIPRVRKDLGFPPLITPLIQMVGTQAIFNILSGVRYKIIPKELKDYVKGLYGSPSTPIKDEIKTKIIGDMKIITQRPADLLEPEMDKYKNEIGDLAITYEDVLSYALFPRSSKKFFEDRLNDNINSGTCDSYKEIITNCKIEEINEIDEEERIVVALVASAMAARDNPSAEFRISKIKRIK
- the dprA gene encoding DNA-processing protein DprA codes for the protein MNDYDIWFSLVKLSPKIKLKLINDFHNTQQIWYYGVRNKKTEYFNNTLINVLTHAWSDKEIDNVRRNLETNEIKSIQYYEDGYPQKLKNYDDAPYTLFYKGNIMPLNEGYNISVVGSRKYSNYGKDVTKIICSDLCASKVNIISGMAKGIDTFAHESCLTNEGYTCAVLGSGLDVIYPKENYRIFNEIVQKGAVISEFLPGTPPYAYNFPQRNRIISALGDIIIVIEAGEKSGSLITANLALEQGKDVMAVPGSIFSFESKGTNKLIKDGAFPLTSSNDIFEILGIDIKTEKNTTVRSLNSKLSEKIYSIISDSPLHINDIIRITSIDIKQLYEVLFEMQIKNEVLCLAGNYYVRVNDKI
- a CDS encoding biotin-dependent carboxyltransferase family protein, yielding MTIMKILKPGMYTTIQDSGRYNYQKSGMSVSGAMDQFSLRVANILVGNKDSEACLEATLFGLKIKFAGDALIAVTGANLMPRINNKAIDMWSGIKVLDGDELSFETAQSGCRSYIAIEHGIDVPEVMGSKSTYVKGKVGGFQGRMLKAGDEIKIGASSENQFTSIKKLPNELIPLYSKDNIVRVIMGPQDDYFTVGGINTFLDCEYKVTSEADRMGYRLSGPKISHITSADIISDGITMGSVQIPGDGAPIIMMADRQTTGGYTKIATIITPDINIVGQLKPGDSIRFKLISIEEAHIIYRKYMKDFDFIRESMTNDAITSEKFKVRVNNKEYEVMVQEIK
- a CDS encoding YifB family Mg chelatase-like AAA ATPase codes for the protein MAIQIMSAAFTGIKGVIVTVEIDITRGLPALNIVGLADISVKESRERVRSAILNSGFDFPVNRITINLAPADLKKEGSLFDLPIAIGILLATKQINVNDINDYLFIGELSLSGKLKKVRGALPVVMEGIENKIEKFIVPTYNARECSLVKSAKIFPLDDLKQVVDFLNYKDLMPYERGKDIEILINEELDYADVMGQESSKRAIEVAAAGGHNLIMYGPPGSGKSMMAKRIPSILPYLSQEESLEVTKIYSVSGKLGNNEGIVLQRPFRSPHHTISRIALVGGGNKIIPGEISLAHTGVLFLDEILEFKKNVLEVLRQPLEERKITISRVNGTIEYPSNFMFVSALNPCPCGYYGSYVRQCSCSEYERRRYLSKLSGPLLDRIDIFTAVNFLPYNKIISKKNSEKSSIIKKRVMEARNIQEKRFSAEEIHCNAEMNGKLIKKYCHIDKKASKILELMYSKFALSTRAYSRIIKVSRTIADLDGSENILDKHIIEAVQYRKFIDEQIV